In the Topomyia yanbarensis strain Yona2022 chromosome 3, ASM3024719v1, whole genome shotgun sequence genome, one interval contains:
- the LOC131688821 gene encoding spondin-1, producing the protein MTSIKFPFGIIVLLTALAVVHQSSACSKIPAFNGRPVTKEKKPGDNGYRLAVRNEPSGYEPGKIYNLFLVGSRTHVKLQQFTHFMLTAQASSGTAKNARTFIAGPKRVGRFQLFSDSLTKFYDHCVNTVTQADDFPKTEIQVMWVAPASGSGCVSLSAMVFEGEDSWYSDDGALTKVLCEMKPDPSVVKGECCACDEAKYSFVFEGIWSNETHPKDFPFAVWLTHFSDIIGASHDTNFSFWGVNHIATDGFRSLAEWGSIRQLEQELRAKGPRLRTLIKAAGLWYPRVNSNTTSNFRVDRKHHKVSLASMFGPSPDWVVGVSGLDLCSEDCTWVESVDVDLHPWDAGTDNGISYMSANSETQPRERMHRITTLYPEDPRAPFYNPKSKEMTPLAKVYFRREKVIHGNCDDEFLQAQVLELAENTEEVTRPECETTSYSEWTPCSVSCGKGIRMRTREYLLPEKAARFQCNRQLISKEMCVADIAECTDEGQDQDDSSEDIRKTVANVNDEGEGIGVCKTTKWSEWSECSANCGIGISMRTRTFIDHMGRKKCPHITVVEKEKCMKPECSLYDLEVPDSMCPVTSWSDWSPCSATCGKGVKIRTRLLLVGPELQQKCSQRVELNQQRACTEKADCLFDVFTAREICSQTPETGPCRGKYQRYAYDGAKGTCAPFIYGGCRGNRNNFLTNEDCMQTCQLAREQSTNHDVHRHPTAGPSRRLQEQDDDLPVDCVLSDWTEWSSCSVTCGTGRSERYRNVIVQAQNGGQPCPSRVVKRRKCTGPPCI; encoded by the exons ATGACTTCCATCAAGTTTCCATTTGGAATTATAGTTCTACTAACAGCACTAGCTGTGGTGCATCAAAGTTCGGCTTGCAGTAAGATACCGGCGTTCAACGGTCGTCCAGTAACGAAAGAAAAGAAACCAGGCGATAATGGATACCGGCTGGCGGTTCGAAACGAACCGAGCGGTTATGAACCGGGGAAGATCTACAACT TATTTCTGGTCGGTTCCCGCACCCACGTGAAACTCCAGCAGTTCACCCACTTCATGTTAACGGCACAGGCTAGCAGTGGTACGGCCAAAAATGCCCGCACTTTCATTGCCGGTCCGAAACGAGTCGGCCGCTTTCAACTGTTTAGCGATTCACTGACCAAGTTTTACGACCATTGCGTGAATACCGTAACCCAGGCGGATGATTTCCCGAAAACCGAAATCCAAGTGATGTGGGTTGCTCCAGCTAGCGGTTCCGGATGCGTGAGCCTTTCGGCAATGGTATTCGAAGGTGAGGATTCCTGGTACTCGGATGATGGTGCATTGACGAAGGTCTTGTGTGAAATGAAACCAGATCCTTCGGTGGTGAAGGGTGAATGCTGCGCTTGTGATGAAGCTAAGTATAGC TTCGTATTTGAAGGCATCTGGTCCAACGAAACCCACCCCAAAGACTTTCCATTTGCGGTTTGGCTTACTCACTTCTCCGACATCATTGGGGCCTCCCACGACACAAACTTTTCATTTTGGGGAGTAAATCACATTGCCACCGACGGATTCCGTTCACTCGCTGAATGGGGTTCGATACGTCAACTTGAGCAGGAACTACGTGCCAAAGGTCCACGATTAAGAACGCTGATTAAAGCAGCTGGTCTTTGGTACCCCCGTGTTAACTCCAACACCACATCGAACTTCCGGGTGGATCGAAAGCATCACAAAGTATCACTGGCTTCCATGTTTGGTCCGTCTCCTGACTGGGTTGTAGGTGTTAGTGGACTGGATCTGTGCAGTGAGGACTGCACCTGGGTTGAATCCGTGGATGTCGATCTGCACCCTTGGGATGCTGGAACTGATAACGGCATAAGTTACATGTCGGCAAACTCCGAGACGCAACCAAGAGAAAGAATGCATCGCATCACAACGTTGTATCCCGAGGACCCTAGAGCCCCCTTCTACAATCCTAAATCTAAAGAGATGACTCCATTGGCAAAGGTCTACTTCCGGCGGGAAAAAGTCATTCATGGGAACTGTGACGATGAGTTTCTCCAAGCTCAGGTGTTGGAGTTGGCGGAGAACACCGAAGAAGTTACCAGACCGGAGTGTGAAACAACCAGTTACAGTGAATGGACGCCGTGCTCTGTTAGTTGTGGCAAAGGGATTCGCATGAGAACACGCGAGTACTTGCTACCGGAAAAAGCAGCACGGTTCCAGTGTAATAGGCAGTTGATATCCAAGGAAATGTGCGTAGCAGATATCGCTGAATGCACTGATGAGGGACAGGATCAAGATGACAGTTCAGAGGATATCCGTAAGACCGTTGCAAATGTGAATGACGAAGGAGAAGGCATTGGAGTTTGCAAAACTACCAAGTGGAGTGAATGGTCCGAGTGTTCCGCTAACTGTGGAATCGGGATTAGCATGCGTACAAGAACCTTCATTGACCATATGGGTCGGAAGAAGTGTCCTCATATAACTGTCG TTGAGAAAGAAAAATGCATGAAGCCGGAGTGTTCCCTCTATGATCTGGAAGTTCCCGACTCAATGTGCCCCGTAACCTCATGGAGCGATTGGAGTCCTTGCAGTGCCACTTGCGGTAAAGGTGTTAAAATTCGAACTCGCCTTCTGCTGGTTGGGCCAGAACTGCAACAGAAATGTTCACAGCGAGTGGAATTAAACCAGCAGCGCGCCTGTACTGAGAAGGCAGACTGTTTGTTCGACGTGTTTACGGCCCGGGAAATTTGCTCGCAAACTCCGGAAACCGGTCCCTGCAGAGGAAAGTACCAGCGTTACGCATATGACGGCGCTAAGGGAACATGTGCGCCGTTTATCTACGGAGGCTGTCGGGGTAATCGGAACAACTTTCTGACAAACGAAGATTGTATGCAAACTTGTCAGTTGGCTAGAG agCAATCTACCAACCATGATGTACATCGTCATCCAACTGCTGGACCATCCAGGCGGCTGCAAGAGCAGGATGACGATTTGCCAGTGGATTGTGTCTTATCCGATTGGACTGAGTGGAGTTCGTGTAGTGTAACCTGTGGAACGGGGAGGTCCGAGAGGTACCGAAATGTAATAGTGCAGGCTCAAAATGGAGGACAACCTTGTCCTAGCAGAGTGGTCAAGCGGCGAAAGTGTACCGGACCTCCATGCATCTGA
- the LOC131688820 gene encoding uncharacterized protein LOC131688820 isoform X1 yields the protein MASYGTGSPAAAMFKNPPTALQLLLEEINFQRTKEMRQLLKDDGGFVVLQGTTYWTDLFVRHFLFQTEKVHSIDCDDLLFFVRKKHVKGSSRVMPKYDTEIEVFRKDSRKLPIGDPDVDWEETVYLNLVIHQFDYTLTLAICTRTSPKELQVLRRHSQKVYASPSRRKMDTKGESEEITYPHICFMVDNFDEVFHDILVRDGEMVCVELVASDRDGSVQGVIFLGSIRYDALKRVYDARQSSLSSKVAQRMSFGLFSSGGPQTRCEFVRMKGPQGKGHAEMAVTKPKGSGVETPTSEPGFCATDMWDSMWEEDCDEYYNYRHQRRLSDPSANLNNFNRYGWRTKTTNDSSYGGSKARSENEGLDCLANEVSEIEAGDLRDDRPASSVSDSKLAASAATHGSLGMVAHRSTVETRKTSRSSCCNCFGPRKRWSDSASAQMSDVYYVQCPKCEAEALETHDSPACLSTVSKGRVATKHRSLLIVESEIEFGNENGKKKTVVRSGSCGSERKNPSNEKPVLSPCLKKKNENNNRRRKSQEEAVEFEIADDAVSLNGDLSDDVVKFGVMNEYDAQKMIRVNGREEFPAEETIGTKNKAIAQKKVTDKNGKPTKECIKERNGKNSSKSPVLSVNTGKSSNSTSRFSLIYRKSSNKLAIKNKCASVDSSTENANNKSINKTSHSKEDVNGNTGCKSDPERSEDQESSPEQDQLDSAHIIAALRELRTKKACSTLPKVKKLSYNSFYLRPHHLGSRTTEQVPKRRTPDGTDIYYWCDYHPKKGKELDDGAYNPLWTTKGFTQTFHFWKENRRQQSTPLNAFLTYVTLPWWSIAKDLLDHREQPILTF from the exons ATGGCATCATACGGAACCGGTTCGCCAGCAGCTGCGATGTTCAAAAACCCACCAACCGCGCTTCAGTTGCTGCTGGAGGAAATCAACTTTCAGCGTACCAAGGAAATGCGCCAGCTGCTGAAGGATG ATGGCGGTTTCGTGGTGCTGCAAGGCACTACCTACTGGACGGATCTCTTCGTACGGCACTTCCTGTTCCAAACGGAAAAAGTACACAGCATAGACTGCGATGATTTGCTATTCTTCGTGCGCAAAAAGCACGTCAAAGGATCTTCCCGAGTGATGCCAAAGTACGACACGGAGATAGAGGTATTTCGCAAGGATTCCCGCAAGCTTCCGATCGGTGATCCGGACGTAGACTGGGAAGAGACCGTGTATCTCAATTTGGTGATTCATCAGTTCGATTACACGCTAACGCTAGCCATCTGTACCAGAACGTCTCCGAAGGAACTGCAGGTGCTGAGAAGACACTCGCAGAAGGTCTACGCGTCGCCCAGCCGGAGAAAGATGGATACCAAGGGGGAGAGTGAGGAGATCACGTACCCGCACATTTGCTTCATGGTGGATAATTTCGATGAGGTGTTCCACGATATCTTGGTGCGTGACGGGGAGATGGTTTGCGTGGAATTGGTGGCTTCCGATCGGGATGGAAGCGTGCAGGGGGTGATTTTTCTCGGATCGATACGTTACGATGCACTGAAACGGGTTTATGACGCTCGG CAATCTAGTCTTAGTTCGAAGGTAGCACAACGTATGTCCTTCGGTTTGTTTAGTTCCGGAGGACCGCAGACCCGTTGCGAGTTCGTGCGAATGAAAGGACCGCAAGGGAAAGGTCATGCAGAGATGGCTGTTACCAAACCGAAGGGATCCGGTGTGGAAACTCCAACAAGTGAACCTGG GTTCTGTGCTACAGATATGTGGGACTCGATGTGGGAGGAAGACTGCGATGAATACTACAACTATCGGCATCAAAGACGCCTGAGTGATCCTAGTGCGAATCTCAACAATTTCAATCGATATGGTTGgcgtacaaaaactacaaatgaTTCTTCGTACGGTGGCAGTAAAGCTCGTTCGGAAAACGAAGGGCTTGACTGTTTGGCCAACGAAGTTTCCGAGATCGAAGCGGGTGATTTGAGAGATG ATCGTCCTGCTTCCTCGGTGTCCGATTCGAAGCTCGCTGCGTCTGCCGCCACCCACGGATCGTTGGGTATGGTTGCCCATCGTTCCACCGTGGAAACACGGAAAACCAGTCGTAGCAGCTGCTGTAATTGTTTTGGGCCACGCAAACGTTGGAGTGACTCCGCTTCAGCTCAGATGTCTGACGTGTACTACGTGCAGTGTCCCAAATGTGAAGCTGAGGCTCTGGAGACGCACGATTCACCCGCTTGTCTGAGTACGGTTTCCAAGGGACGGGTAGCCACCAAGCACCGCAGTTTACTGATAGTGGAGAGTGAGATTGAGTTCGGGAATGAAAATGGTAAGAAGAAAACTGTTGTCCGAAGTGGAAGTTGTGGTTCGGAGAGGAAGAATCCCAGTAATGAGAAGCCGGTGTTATCGCCCTGTCTGAAAAAGAAAAACGAGAACAATAATAGACGTCGAAAATCTCAGGAGGAAGCGGTCGAGTTTGAGATAGCGGATGATGCTGTCTCGTTAAATGGTGACTTGAGTGATGATGTCGTAAAATTTGGAGTGATGAACGAGTACGATGCACAGAAGATGATTCGTGTGAACGGCCGGGAAGAGTTTCCTGCCGAAGAAACCATAGGTACTAAAAACAAAGCAATAGCACAGAAAAAAGTAACTGATAAAAATGGAAAGCCAACCAAGGAATGTATTAAAGAACGTAATGGAAAGAACTCTAGCAAATCGCCAGTTCTTTCAGTAAACACAGGCAAAAGTAGCAATTCTACTAGTAGATTTTCCCTCATCTATCGCAAAAGTAGCAATAAATTAGCGATAAAGAACAAATGTGCTTCCGTGGACAGCAGTACTGAAAACGCCAACAACAAGTCAATAAACAAAACTAGTCACAGTAAGGAGGATGTGAATGGGAATACGGGCTGCAAAAGTGACCCGGAACGTTCGGAAGACCAAGAATCGTCGCCTGAGCAAGACCAACTGGACAGTGCACATATTATTGCGGCACTTCGCGAGCTACGGACGAAGAAAGCATGCTCCACGCTACCGAAGGTCAAAAAATTAAGCTACAACAGTTTCTATTTAAGACCCCACCACCTTGGCAGTCGAACGACCGAACAGGTGCCGAAGCGACGTACGCCGGACGGAACCGATATCTACTATTGGTGCGATTATCATCCAAAGAAGGGAAAAG AACTGGACGACGGAGCCTACAATCCGCTGTGGACAACGAAGGGTTTCACGCAGACATTCCACTTTTGGAAGGAGAACCGTCGTCAGCAATCTACTCCACTAAACGCATTCCTAACATACGTAACGCTGCCTTGGTGGAGCATAGCTAAAG ATCTTCTAGATCATCGGGAACAACCCATCCTGACATTCTAA
- the LOC131688820 gene encoding uncharacterized protein KIAA0930 homolog isoform X2 — MASYGTGSPAAAMFKNPPTALQLLLEEINFQRTKEMRQLLKDDGGFVVLQGTTYWTDLFVRHFLFQTEKVHSIDCDDLLFFVRKKHVKGSSRVMPKYDTEIEVFRKDSRKLPIGDPDVDWEETVYLNLVIHQFDYTLTLAICTRTSPKELQVLRRHSQKVYASPSRRKMDTKGESEEITYPHICFMVDNFDEVFHDILVRDGEMVCVELVASDRDGSVQGVIFLGSIRYDALKRVYDARQSSLSSKVAQRMSFGLFSSGGPQTRCEFVRMKGPQGKGHAEMAVTKPKGSGVETPTSEPGFCATDMWDSMWEEDCDEYYNYRHQRRLSDPSANLNNFNRYGWRTKTTNDSSYGGSKARSENEGLDCLANEVSEIEAGDLRDELDDGAYNPLWTTKGFTQTFHFWKENRRQQSTPLNAFLTYVTLPWWSIAKDLLDHREQPILTF, encoded by the exons ATGGCATCATACGGAACCGGTTCGCCAGCAGCTGCGATGTTCAAAAACCCACCAACCGCGCTTCAGTTGCTGCTGGAGGAAATCAACTTTCAGCGTACCAAGGAAATGCGCCAGCTGCTGAAGGATG ATGGCGGTTTCGTGGTGCTGCAAGGCACTACCTACTGGACGGATCTCTTCGTACGGCACTTCCTGTTCCAAACGGAAAAAGTACACAGCATAGACTGCGATGATTTGCTATTCTTCGTGCGCAAAAAGCACGTCAAAGGATCTTCCCGAGTGATGCCAAAGTACGACACGGAGATAGAGGTATTTCGCAAGGATTCCCGCAAGCTTCCGATCGGTGATCCGGACGTAGACTGGGAAGAGACCGTGTATCTCAATTTGGTGATTCATCAGTTCGATTACACGCTAACGCTAGCCATCTGTACCAGAACGTCTCCGAAGGAACTGCAGGTGCTGAGAAGACACTCGCAGAAGGTCTACGCGTCGCCCAGCCGGAGAAAGATGGATACCAAGGGGGAGAGTGAGGAGATCACGTACCCGCACATTTGCTTCATGGTGGATAATTTCGATGAGGTGTTCCACGATATCTTGGTGCGTGACGGGGAGATGGTTTGCGTGGAATTGGTGGCTTCCGATCGGGATGGAAGCGTGCAGGGGGTGATTTTTCTCGGATCGATACGTTACGATGCACTGAAACGGGTTTATGACGCTCGG CAATCTAGTCTTAGTTCGAAGGTAGCACAACGTATGTCCTTCGGTTTGTTTAGTTCCGGAGGACCGCAGACCCGTTGCGAGTTCGTGCGAATGAAAGGACCGCAAGGGAAAGGTCATGCAGAGATGGCTGTTACCAAACCGAAGGGATCCGGTGTGGAAACTCCAACAAGTGAACCTGG GTTCTGTGCTACAGATATGTGGGACTCGATGTGGGAGGAAGACTGCGATGAATACTACAACTATCGGCATCAAAGACGCCTGAGTGATCCTAGTGCGAATCTCAACAATTTCAATCGATATGGTTGgcgtacaaaaactacaaatgaTTCTTCGTACGGTGGCAGTAAAGCTCGTTCGGAAAACGAAGGGCTTGACTGTTTGGCCAACGAAGTTTCCGAGATCGAAGCGGGTGATTTGAGAGATG AACTGGACGACGGAGCCTACAATCCGCTGTGGACAACGAAGGGTTTCACGCAGACATTCCACTTTTGGAAGGAGAACCGTCGTCAGCAATCTACTCCACTAAACGCATTCCTAACATACGTAACGCTGCCTTGGTGGAGCATAGCTAAAG ATCTTCTAGATCATCGGGAACAACCCATCCTGACATTCTAA